In the genome of Streptomyces sp. NBC_00433, the window CCTGCCCGCCCCGGCCGCCCGCGGAGGAGTAGCCGTTGTGCGGGGCGAAGAAGCCGATGGTGTTGTAGCCCCAGTAGTTGCGCAGCCCGCGGTCCAGCAGGTGGCCGTCCTGCACGAACTGGTGCACCGGCATCAGCTCCAGCGTGGTGATGCCGAGCCCGGTCAGGTGGTCGACGACCGCGGGGTGCGCCAGGCCCGCGTAGCTGCCCCGCACTTCCCTCGGCAGCCGCGGGTGCAGCCGCGTCAGCCCGCGGACGTGCGCCTCGTAGACCACCGACTCGTGGTACGAGTGGCCCGGCGGCCGGTCGTCGCCCCAGTCGAAGGCCGGGTCGGTCACCACCGACAGCATCGTGTGGTGGAGGCTGTCCGCGGTGTTCTTCCCCTGCGGATCGCCGAAGGGGTAGCCGAACAGCGACTCGTCGCCGTCGGCCTGGCCGTCGATGGCCTTCGCGTACGGGTCGAGCAGCAGCTTGGCCGGATTGCAGCGCTGCCCGCGCCACGGCTCGTAAGGGCCGTGCACCCGGAAGCCGTAGCGCTGTCCCGGCCCGACCTCGGGCAGGTAGGCGTGCCATATGAAGCCGTCGACCTCGGTCAGCGGCACGCGCCTCTCCCGGCCGCGCCGGTCGATCAGGCACAGCTCGACGCTCTCCGCGGCCTCGGAGAACAGCGCGAAGTTCGTTCCTGAGCCGTCGTACGTCGCCCCGAGCGGATACGCGCGGCCGGTCCACTTCTGCATCACTGCCCCCTCCGACGGGCCGCCGACCGCGGCCCTCAGGGCCTGTCTACCCACGAGTCGTCCTTCACTCCCCGGGCAGGGGCATCCGCTCAGCGCGGTTCGTCGACGACGGGGTTCACCTCTCGGGATTCAGGAGCCCTCGGCCCGGCGGATCCGGCTGTCGGCGTCGGCCTGCGAGAGACTGGCGCCGAGGAATTCCGACGTCCTGGGCAGGCTCAGGTGGAGTTCTGAGGCGGTGCTGATCTCGACGGTGCCGCGCGTCACGAGGAAGTCGAGCGCGTGGCCGCCGCGGTGTCGCGGGGCGTCGATGAAGTGCAGGTGGTAGCCGGCCACGGAGATGCCCTGCTGGTAGGCGGGCGTGCGATAGCCGGCCAGGGTCCCGGCGGCGCCGCGGATGACCGTCTCCTGCTGCCCGGCGGTCGCCTCGGTGAGCGGCGGGTAGGGCGGCTGCTGCTCCATGACGGTCCGCGTGTGCACGGTGTCGAACCTCCCGGTCACCCGGACGGCGTAGATGAGGTTCCCGCTGCCGATCTCCTCGTCGATCCGCCGGACGAGGCCCTGCCGGTCGTACGGGGTGGTGATCGGGAATCGCGTGCTGGTCACGAAGGGGGTGACGGCGGCGAAGGGGGTCAGCTCGTCGGCGCCGGCCGGGCTCACGCTGCCGTCGGCGCGCAGGTGGTAGCAGACTCCGTCGAG includes:
- the budA gene encoding acetolactate decarboxylase; this translates as MNSAPQEHSREAFRHWVRGVLAHHGARAGGGTPREVYQTSTIGALLDGVYDGDVTIGELLRHGDFGLGTFNRLDGEMVVLDGVCYHLRADGSVSPAGADELTPFAAVTPFVTSTRFPITTPYDRQGLVRRIDEEIGSGNLIYAVRVTGRFDTVHTRTVMEQQPPYPPLTEATAGQQETVIRGAAGTLAGYRTPAYQQGISVAGYHLHFIDAPRHRGGHALDFLVTRGTVEISTASELHLSLPRTSEFLGASLSQADADSRIRRAEGS